One region of Scophthalmus maximus strain ysfricsl-2021 chromosome 15, ASM2237912v1, whole genome shotgun sequence genomic DNA includes:
- the LOC118286241 gene encoding gamma-aminobutyric acid receptor subunit rho-1 isoform X2: MQVDAVLVLFCVWLVGAAGRTAQSPGHKLETHKQSSPIYKRSPDMTKSLVTKSEQLLRIDDHDFTMRPAFGGPPIPVGVDVQVESLDTISEVDMDFTMTLYLRHYWKDERLSFQSTNNQSMTFDSRLVKKIWVPDMFFVHSKRSFIHDTTTDNVMLRVYPDGNVLYSLRVTVTAMCNMDLSRFPLDTQTCSLEIESYAYTDDDLMLYWKKGNESLNTDDRISLSQFLIQKFHTTTKLAFYSSTGWYNRLYIHFTLRRHIFFFLLQTYFPATLMVMLSWVSFWIDRRAVPARVPLGITTVLTMSTIITGVNASMPRVSYIKAVDIYLWVSFVFVFLSVIEYAAVNYLSTVQERKERKLRERLPCTCGIGNPDEMMIDPQITGYGSMDVNTTGNYGMPENGGRQDRILAEVALNDPQLAGQVKPSRGYVNIWIDTHAIDKYSRVVFPGAYFLFNIIYWSIYS, encoded by the exons ATGCAGGTGGATGCTGTTCTTGTGCTCTTCTGTGTCTGGCTCGTGGGTGCAGCTGGAAGGACGGCCCAGTCCCCGGGTCACAAGCTGGAGACCCACAAACAAAGCAG CCCGATTTACAAACGAAGTCCAGACATGACCAAATCTCTCGTGACGAAATCGGAGCAGCTCCTGAGAATAGACGACCATGATTTCACCATGAGACCAGCGTTTGGAG GTCCCCCAATTCCTGTTGGAGTAGATGTTCAGGTTGAAAGTCTGGATACCATCTCTGAAGTGGATATG GACTTTACTATGACACTGTACCTGCGTCACTACTGGAAGGACGAGCGGTTGTCGTTCCAGAGCACCAACAACCAGAGCATGACCTTCGACAGTCGCCTGGTGAAGAAGATTTGGGTTCCTGACATGTTCTTCGTCCACTCTAAGCGCTCGTTCATCCACGACACCACCACCGATAATGTCATGCTGAGGGTATATCCTGATGGCAATGTCCTCTACAGTCTCAG AGTCACTGTCACTGCCATGTGCAACATGGATCTGAGCCGCTTCCCTCTGGACACCCAAACCTGTTCGCTGGAGATTGAGAGTT ATGCATACACAGACGATGACCTCATGTTGTACTGGAAGAAAGGAAACGAATCCCTCAACACTGACGACAGAATATCTCTGTCCCAGTTCCTAATCCAGAAATTTCACACCACCACCAAGCTGGCTTTCTACAGCAGCACAG GCTGGTACAATCGCTTGTACATCCACTTCACCCTGCGGCGccacatcttcttcttcctgctgcaaACCTACTTCCCCGCTACTCTGATGGTCATGCTGTCCTGGGTGTCCTTCTGGATCGACCGCAGGGCTGTGCCCGCCAGGGTGCCGCTCG GCATCACCACAGTGCTGACCATGTCCACCATCATCACCGGGGTCAACGCCTCCATGCCTCGGGTCTCCTACATTAAGGCAGTGGACATTTACCTCTGGgtcagttttgtctttgtcttcctgtcGGTGATAGAGTATGCGGCGGTCAACTACCTCTCCACCGtacaggagaggaaagagaggaagctCAGGGAGAGA CTGCCGTGTACCTGTGGTATAGGCAACCCAGATGAGATGATGATTGACCCCCAGATCACTGGGTATGGGTCTATGGATGTCAACACCACAGGGAATTATGGGATGCCAGAGAATGGAGGCCGCCAGGATCGAATCTTGGCCGAGGTGGCTCTGAACGACCCACAACTCGCAGGCCAAGTGAAGCCGTCCAGAGGCTACGTGAACATTTGGATAGACACCCACGCCATAGACAAGTACTCGAGGGTCGTCTTTCCTGGTGCCTACTTCCTCTTTAACATCATCTACTGGTCTATCTACTCCTAA
- the LOC118286241 gene encoding gamma-aminobutyric acid receptor subunit rho-1 isoform X1 — MQVDAVLVLFCVWLVGAAGRTAQSPGHKLETHKQSRSRRETRMEGGSGHKSGSPIYKRSPDMTKSLVTKSEQLLRIDDHDFTMRPAFGGPPIPVGVDVQVESLDTISEVDMDFTMTLYLRHYWKDERLSFQSTNNQSMTFDSRLVKKIWVPDMFFVHSKRSFIHDTTTDNVMLRVYPDGNVLYSLRVTVTAMCNMDLSRFPLDTQTCSLEIESYAYTDDDLMLYWKKGNESLNTDDRISLSQFLIQKFHTTTKLAFYSSTGWYNRLYIHFTLRRHIFFFLLQTYFPATLMVMLSWVSFWIDRRAVPARVPLGITTVLTMSTIITGVNASMPRVSYIKAVDIYLWVSFVFVFLSVIEYAAVNYLSTVQERKERKLRERLPCTCGIGNPDEMMIDPQITGYGSMDVNTTGNYGMPENGGRQDRILAEVALNDPQLAGQVKPSRGYVNIWIDTHAIDKYSRVVFPGAYFLFNIIYWSIYS, encoded by the exons ATGCAGGTGGATGCTGTTCTTGTGCTCTTCTGTGTCTGGCTCGTGGGTGCAGCTGGAAGGACGGCCCAGTCCCCGGGTCACAAGCTGGAGACCCACAAACAAAGCAG GTCGCGAAGAGAGACCAGAATGGAGGGGGGTAGCGGTCACAAATCTGGAAG CCCGATTTACAAACGAAGTCCAGACATGACCAAATCTCTCGTGACGAAATCGGAGCAGCTCCTGAGAATAGACGACCATGATTTCACCATGAGACCAGCGTTTGGAG GTCCCCCAATTCCTGTTGGAGTAGATGTTCAGGTTGAAAGTCTGGATACCATCTCTGAAGTGGATATG GACTTTACTATGACACTGTACCTGCGTCACTACTGGAAGGACGAGCGGTTGTCGTTCCAGAGCACCAACAACCAGAGCATGACCTTCGACAGTCGCCTGGTGAAGAAGATTTGGGTTCCTGACATGTTCTTCGTCCACTCTAAGCGCTCGTTCATCCACGACACCACCACCGATAATGTCATGCTGAGGGTATATCCTGATGGCAATGTCCTCTACAGTCTCAG AGTCACTGTCACTGCCATGTGCAACATGGATCTGAGCCGCTTCCCTCTGGACACCCAAACCTGTTCGCTGGAGATTGAGAGTT ATGCATACACAGACGATGACCTCATGTTGTACTGGAAGAAAGGAAACGAATCCCTCAACACTGACGACAGAATATCTCTGTCCCAGTTCCTAATCCAGAAATTTCACACCACCACCAAGCTGGCTTTCTACAGCAGCACAG GCTGGTACAATCGCTTGTACATCCACTTCACCCTGCGGCGccacatcttcttcttcctgctgcaaACCTACTTCCCCGCTACTCTGATGGTCATGCTGTCCTGGGTGTCCTTCTGGATCGACCGCAGGGCTGTGCCCGCCAGGGTGCCGCTCG GCATCACCACAGTGCTGACCATGTCCACCATCATCACCGGGGTCAACGCCTCCATGCCTCGGGTCTCCTACATTAAGGCAGTGGACATTTACCTCTGGgtcagttttgtctttgtcttcctgtcGGTGATAGAGTATGCGGCGGTCAACTACCTCTCCACCGtacaggagaggaaagagaggaagctCAGGGAGAGA CTGCCGTGTACCTGTGGTATAGGCAACCCAGATGAGATGATGATTGACCCCCAGATCACTGGGTATGGGTCTATGGATGTCAACACCACAGGGAATTATGGGATGCCAGAGAATGGAGGCCGCCAGGATCGAATCTTGGCCGAGGTGGCTCTGAACGACCCACAACTCGCAGGCCAAGTGAAGCCGTCCAGAGGCTACGTGAACATTTGGATAGACACCCACGCCATAGACAAGTACTCGAGGGTCGTCTTTCCTGGTGCCTACTTCCTCTTTAACATCATCTACTGGTCTATCTACTCCTAA
- the LOC118286245 gene encoding peptidase M20 domain-containing protein 2-like, whose translation METRQQMKDTLQRRIDALKDELHSLSRDIWVRPELGGEETHAHDRLLRFFSQEDPAWTVHRHYKLPTAFRASWGPGGGGGGPVLNVGFLCEYDALPGIGHACGHNLIAEAGAAAAVGLKAAVQEQTELSVKITVLGTPAEENKGGKIDLMEAGAFADLDLVFMAHPFQQDVSFLPCLALDAVTVKYHGKASHAAAYPWEGVNALDAAVLAYNNVSVLRQQMKPQWRLHGIIKHGGVKPNIIPAYTELEFYLRTPLVKDLCDLKAKAEACFRAAAEATGCQVEITYPSHAYHNILPNATLASLYENNGKALGMQFPEQPNDFSGSTDFGNVSFVVPGIHPFFYICTDALNHTEEYTEAAGAEKAQLYTLRTAKTLAMTAVDVVCCPDLLRQVREDFEVANRKQEK comes from the exons ATGGAGACGCGACAGCAGATGAAGGACACGCTGCAGCGGCGCATAGACGCGCTGAAAGACGAGCTGCACAGTTTGAGTCGGGACATCTGGGTCCGTCCGGAGCTCGGCGGCGAGGAGACGCATGCGCACGACAGGCTGCTCCGCTTCTTCTCTCAGGAGGACCCGGCGTGGACGGTCCACCGTCACTACAAGCTGCCGACCGCTTTCCGGGCCAGCTGGGGTCCGGGCGGCGGGGGCGGCGGCCCGGTGCTGAACGTGGGCTTCCTGTGCGAGTATGACGCGCTGCCGGGCATCGGGCACGCGTGCGGGCACAACCTGATAGCGGAGGCGGGAGCCGCGGCCGCCGTGGGGCTGAAGGCTGCTGTACAAGAGCAGACTGAACTGTCAGTCAAG ATAACTGTTCTCGGAACCCCTGCAGAGGAGAACAAAGGAGGAAAGATCGACCTGATGGAGGCGGGGGCCTTCGCCGACCTCGACCTCGTATTCATGGCTCATCCGTTTCAGCAGGACGTTTCCTTCCTGCCCTGTCTCGCACTTGACGC ggtgacGGTGAAGTACCACGGGAAGGCATCTCATGCCGCGGCATACCCCTGGGAGGGGGTGAACGCCCTGGACGCTGCCGTTCTGGCCTACAACAATGTCTCTGTACTCAGGCAGCAGATGAAACCACAGTGGCGGCTTCACG GCATCATAAAACATGGAGGTGTGAAGCCCAACATTATCCCTGCCTACACTGAGTTAGAGTTTTATCTGCGCACGCCGCTGGTTAAGGATCTTTGCGACCTCAAGGCTAAAGCGGAGGCTTGCTTCAGGGCAGCCGCTGAGGCAACTGGTTGCCAA GTGGAGATAACCTACCCATCCCATGCGTACCATAACATTCTGCCTAATGCCACACTGGCAAGTCTgtatgaaaataatggaaaagcTCTGGGGATGCAGTTTCCAGAGCAGCCAAATGACTTCTCTG GTTCAACAGACTTTGGCAATGTATCATTCGTAGTTCCTGGCATCCATCCTTTTTTCTACATCTGCACAGATGCACTTAACCACACTGAGGAATACACCGAAGCAGCTG GAGCTGAAAAGGCCCAGTTGTACACCCTGAGGACAGCCAAAACCCTGGCTATGACAGCTGTGGATGTAGTGTGCTGCCCTGATCTGCTCAGGCAAGTGAGAGAGGACTTCGAAGTGGCCAATCGGAAACAGGAGAAATGA
- the LOC118286242 gene encoding cannabinoid receptor type 1B-like gives MKLALHRIAGTTMSTLTTGVQYLGSNDASYDDASSASSLIKNNLNFEKSHSASISHSLPGLVPGDKEVVYRGFSPIFPTNVSVFLLGNGTSAESGGCGENFGDNMECFMILTPGQQLAVAILALTLGTFTVLENLMVLCVILHSQTLRSRPSYHFIASLAVADLIGSIIFVYSFLDFHVLHRKDTPNVFLFKLAGVIASFTASVGSLFLTAIDRYISIHRPMAYKRIVTKTKAVVAFSLMWTISIVISLLPLLGWNCKRLNSVCSDIFPLIDQKYLMFWIGMTSILVLFIIYAYMFILWKSHHHAVRMLSRSSQRSVIVYTAEGNKVQTVRPEQVRMDLRLAKTLVLILVALIICWGPLLAIMVYDLFGKVNDFIKTVFAFCSMLCLLNSTVNPVIYAMRSKDLRRAFLNICHGCGGATQPLDISAESDWNTRSVRSAAGGAGKDGATCGNTQVKVAQVTVSGVTEPHTVVAV, from the coding sequence ATGAAGTTGGCTTTGCACCGGATAGCAGGCACCACCATGAGCACATTAACAACAGGTGTCCAGTATCTCGGCTCCAACGACGCCAGCTACGACGACGCCTCCAGCGCCTCCAGCCTGATCAAGAACAATTTAAATTTTGAGAAATCTCACTCTGCCTCAATCAGTCACTCCCTCCCCGGTCTCGTACCCGGAGATAAGGAGGTCGTTTACAGAGGCTTCTCTCCGATCTTCCCCACCAACGTATCGGTCTTTTTACTCGGCAATGGCACGTCTGCAGAAAGCGGAGGGTGTGGGGAAAACTTTGGGGACAACATGGAGTGCTTCATGATTCTGACTCCTGGTCAGCAGCTCGCGGTCGCCATCTTGGCACTCACCCTGGGTACATTTACGGTGCTGGAGAACCTCATGGTGCTGTGCGTGATCCTGCACTCTCAGACGCTTCGATCTCGGCCGTCCTACCACTTCATAGCCAGCCTGGCTGTGGCTGATCTGATAGGAAGCATCATTTTTGTCTACAGCTTCCTGGACTTCCATGTCCTCCACCGGAAGGACACCCCTAACGTTTTCCTCTTCAAGCTGGCTGGGGTCATAGCCTCCTTCACCGCCTCTGTGGGAAGTCTGTTTCTCACTGCGATCGACCGATACATCTCCATCCACAGGCCCATGGCATACAAACGCATTGTCACGAAGACAAAAGCAGTCGTTGCCTTCAGTTTGATGTGGACAATCTCCATTGTCATCtcactgctgccgctgctgggcTGGAACTGCAAGCGTCTCAACTCTGTCTGCTCGGACATCTTCCCGCTGATCGACCAGAAGTACCTGATGTTCTGGATCGGGATGACGAGCATCTTGGTCCTGTTCATCATCTACGCCTACATGTTCATCCTCTGGAAGTCCCACCACCACGCTGTTCGCATGCTGAGCCGCAGCTCCCAGAGGAGTGTGATTGTCTACACCGCAGAGGGGAATAAAGTTCAGACAGTGAGGCCCGAGCAGGTCCGGATGGACCTCCGCCTGGCTAAAACCCTGGTTCTGATCCTGGTGGCCCTCATCATCTGCTGGGGCCCTCTGCTAGCCATCATGGTGTACGACCTCTTTGGGAAAGTGAACGACTTCATCAAGACCGTGTTTGCCTTTTGCAGCATGCTGTGTCTGCTCAACTCCACCGTGAACCCTGTGATCTACGCCATGAGGAGCAAGGACCTGCGCAGGGCCTTCCTCAACATCTGCCACGGATGCGGGGGAGCGACGCAGCCTCTGGACATCAGCGCTGAGAGTGACTGGAACACCAGGAGTGTGAGAAGCGCAGCAGGCGGGGCGGGGAAAGATGGAGCCACCTGTGGAAACACCCAAGTCAAAGTAGCCCAGGTTACTGTTTCTGGAGTGACTGAGCCTCACACTGTAGTGGCGGTTTGA
- the LOC118286254 gene encoding akirin-2 isoform X1: protein MACGATLKRTMDFDPLMSPASPKRRRCIPVSPSSPSPRKYLSMEPSPFGESSSRLSAGKVPGVGLLRRQQHRGRPRRRNRPGGSWLCLHQLICVLLCSLVRLEQILNSIKQEYKRIQKRKHLDGGYQQTECCYSPESPSQSSTMNVSSMPGTSSGGVSPTRREQPLFTLRQVGMICERLLKEREDKVREEYEETLTSKLAEQYDTFVKFTHDQLMRRFGEQPASYVS from the exons ATGGCGTGTGGAGCCACCCTGAAGAGGACCATGGATTTCGACCCGCTGATGAGTCCGGCTTCACCCAAGAGACGGAGGTGCATCCCCGTGTCCCCGTCGTCCCCGTCCCCTAGGAAGTACCTCAGCATGGAGCCCTCGCCATTTGGGGAGTCATCGTCCAGACTCAGCGCAGGTAAGGTCCCTGGTGTCGGCCTGCTCAGGCGGCAGCAACACCGTGGAAGACCTCGCAGGCGGAATCGACCAGGTGGCAGCTGGCTTTGTCTTCACCAGCTCATCTGTGTCCTTCTCTGTTCACTTGTCCGTCTAGAACAAATCCTCAACAGTATCAAGCAGGAGTACAAACGCATTCAGAAGAGGAAGCATCTAGATGGAGGCTACCAACAGACCGAGTGCTGCTATTCTCCTGAGTCCCCCTCCCAGTCGTCCACTATGAATGTTTCCAGCATGCCAG GAACGTCCTCTGGAGGCGTCTCTCCTACTAGAAGAGAACAACCATTATTCACCCTCCGACAAGTTGGAATGATCTGTGAACGCCTGCTGAAAGAACGGGAAGACAAGGTGCGGGAGGAGTACGAGGAGACCCTGACTTCAAAATTGGCAG AACAGTATGACACCTTTGTGAAGTTCACACACGATCAGCTAATGCGACGATTCGGGGAGCAACCTGCAAGCT ATGTTTCCTGA
- the LOC118286254 gene encoding akirin-2 isoform X2 produces the protein MACGATLKRTMDFDPLMSPASPKRRRCIPVSPSSPSPRKYLSMEPSPFGESSSRLSAEQILNSIKQEYKRIQKRKHLDGGYQQTECCYSPESPSQSSTMNVSSMPGTSSGGVSPTRREQPLFTLRQVGMICERLLKEREDKVREEYEETLTSKLAEQYDTFVKFTHDQLMRRFGEQPASYVS, from the exons ATGGCGTGTGGAGCCACCCTGAAGAGGACCATGGATTTCGACCCGCTGATGAGTCCGGCTTCACCCAAGAGACGGAGGTGCATCCCCGTGTCCCCGTCGTCCCCGTCCCCTAGGAAGTACCTCAGCATGGAGCCCTCGCCATTTGGGGAGTCATCGTCCAGACTCAGCGCAG AACAAATCCTCAACAGTATCAAGCAGGAGTACAAACGCATTCAGAAGAGGAAGCATCTAGATGGAGGCTACCAACAGACCGAGTGCTGCTATTCTCCTGAGTCCCCCTCCCAGTCGTCCACTATGAATGTTTCCAGCATGCCAG GAACGTCCTCTGGAGGCGTCTCTCCTACTAGAAGAGAACAACCATTATTCACCCTCCGACAAGTTGGAATGATCTGTGAACGCCTGCTGAAAGAACGGGAAGACAAGGTGCGGGAGGAGTACGAGGAGACCCTGACTTCAAAATTGGCAG AACAGTATGACACCTTTGTGAAGTTCACACACGATCAGCTAATGCGACGATTCGGGGAGCAACCTGCAAGCT ATGTTTCCTGA